The genomic stretch GCTGCAAGCTCTCGAAGAGCTGTTCCTAAAACCTGCCGGGCTCACATTGACGAGCTGCCCACCTGAGCCCTCTCCCTTGCTGGCCGGTTTTTGTTCCATCGCCGATTGGCTCGGGTCGCGTTGCGACAAAGTCAACTTTTCTTTATTGGCAACGCGAAAAAATCTCCAAACGTATTTTGAAGAGAAAGTCTCTGTCGACGCCCAGCGGGTTCTACAGTTGGCCGGGATTGTCGGTCATGCGAAAGCCTTTTCCGGTGTTGGGGCGCTGCTGCCAGCAGGAGAGGTTCCCCGCCCATTACAGGCACTGATCGAATCCCTGCCACTGGAACCGGCTCTGACAATTGTTGAGGCACCGACCGGAACCGGGAAAACCGAGACCGCATTGGCGCATGCCTGGCGGCAGATTGAGGCGGGGTTAGCTGATTCGATTATTTTCGCTTTGCCAACCCAGGCAACGGCAAATGCCATGTTTACTCGTTTGGAGAGAGCGGCAAAGGTGCTTTTTGACGATTCTCCCAATCTGTTGCTGGCACATGGCCATGCCAGTCAGAACGAGCAGTTTGCCGCACTGAAAAAGCGAAGCCAACCCGAAGCTGGCGAAGAGCAGGATGGATGGGTCAAATGCAGCGAGTGGCTGGCCGAGAGCCGCAAGCGGGTTTTTCTCGGCCAGATCGGCGTCTGTACCATCGACCAAGTGTTGATTTCCGTGCTGCCAGTACGGCACCGATTTGTGCGCGGGTTTGGGGTGGGGCGTAGCGTATTGATTGTCGATGAGGTGCATGCCTACGACGCTTACATGTATGGCCTGCTCGAAGAGGTGTTACGACAGCAGAAAGCGTCAGGCGGTTCGGCGATTTTGCTTTCCGCGACTCTCCCCGCAGGGCAGAAAGAAAAGCTGTTTGCTGCGTGGGACGCTGAATTGAAGGCTGATGAATCTGCCCCTTATCCCCTCATCAGTTCGGCCGCTGGGAAGAAGGTTGAACCTTGCTTATTGCCTGAAGAAACACCGCAGGAAAAGGTTACCGTCCAACTGGAGAGCCTGCGAGTTGCAGACATGACCCCGGACGCCGACCTGATATCGCGTCTAATTGTCGCAGCGGGGAAAGGCGCCCAGGTGGCGGTAATCTGCAATCTGGTCGATGTCGCACAATCTCTCTACGAACGACTCATGAAGGGGGCGAAGGGACTGCCGATAGAGGTCGACCTGTTTCATGCCCGATTCCGTTTTCTGGATCGACAGGGGAAGGAAGCGGGTGTCATTGGCAATTTCGGTTTTGGGGGTGACCGTAGCAAGGGGCGGATTCTGGTTGCTACGCAGGTGGTGGAGCAGTCGCTCGATGTCGATTTCGATTGGCTGGTGAGCCAGCTGTGTCCGGTCGATCTGCTGTTTCAGCGCATGGGGCGGCTGCACCGGCATGCTGAAAACGATGCGACCCGACCGATTGAATTTAACAAGCGTTGCTGCACTGTTTTGTTGCCAACCGGCGAGGATTATGGGGGAACCGGAGTCGTCTATGCCAACACCCGCGTTCTCTGGCGGACGGAGCAGCTGCTGCGGGATGCGGAAGTCGTTTCGTTTCCCGATGCCTATCGCAAATGGATCGACGAGGTCTATCGGGAAGAAGGCTGGGGGAACGAGCCGGAATGGGTTGAAAGTGGATTTGCCAAATTCGAAGAGGAGAAATGGAGCAAACACTACAACGCCAGACAGATGATTCACAGGGCGTTCGAAATGAACCCCTTCAACGATTCAGACGAACAGATAACGGCTGTGACCCGCGATGGTGAGATGAGCCTGACGGTTATTCCGTATCTGGCTTCCGGCGGGGGGCGGCAAACAATCGACGGGGATCTTCTCGATTCTCTGGACGAGTACCGATTACAGGAAATCCTGATGCTCAACAGTGTCGGGGTTCCGGCTGGCTGGAAAGGCTATCTGGAAAAAATGGCCGAATATACCGAAGGCCGCTACTGGCTGGAGATGCAGCCGGATGGCGGCGGATTTATTGCTGAAGGAGAGAAAGTCATTTTCAGGTATCGACGCGATACCGGACTGAGGAGGGTGAAAAAATGAATCTATTG from Geothermobacter hydrogeniphilus encodes the following:
- the cas3 gene encoding CRISPR-associated helicase/endonuclease Cas3, with the translated sequence MNRFIPKELGTFECYRKNTLIYIWNSGCVAHACRVEEVGKMGSEGYFHYWGKTGEDGSCHLLPYHCLDISAVAAAWWELSPTIRRSFCQDSNEKEIRAWVLFFCALHDYGKFDLRFQQKDLPSFTSLYPLSGGTLPSGREVKDYWHGEAGLYWFHKDLIALYGTPDSGCGLFCNEEEPEHWPFWKKWIEAVTGHHGHLKNAEYVQNANFSSLVDQRYPQNDHVARICWLQALEELFLKPAGLTLTSCPPEPSPLLAGFCSIADWLGSRCDKVNFSLLATRKNLQTYFEEKVSVDAQRVLQLAGIVGHAKAFSGVGALLPAGEVPRPLQALIESLPLEPALTIVEAPTGTGKTETALAHAWRQIEAGLADSIIFALPTQATANAMFTRLERAAKVLFDDSPNLLLAHGHASQNEQFAALKKRSQPEAGEEQDGWVKCSEWLAESRKRVFLGQIGVCTIDQVLISVLPVRHRFVRGFGVGRSVLIVDEVHAYDAYMYGLLEEVLRQQKASGGSAILLSATLPAGQKEKLFAAWDAELKADESAPYPLISSAAGKKVEPCLLPEETPQEKVTVQLESLRVADMTPDADLISRLIVAAGKGAQVAVICNLVDVAQSLYERLMKGAKGLPIEVDLFHARFRFLDRQGKEAGVIGNFGFGGDRSKGRILVATQVVEQSLDVDFDWLVSQLCPVDLLFQRMGRLHRHAENDATRPIEFNKRCCTVLLPTGEDYGGTGVVYANTRVLWRTEQLLRDAEVVSFPDAYRKWIDEVYREEGWGNEPEWVESGFAKFEEEKWSKHYNARQMIHRAFEMNPFNDSDEQITAVTRDGEMSLTVIPYLASGGGRQTIDGDLLDSLDEYRLQEILMLNSVGVPAGWKGYLEKMAEYTEGRYWLEMQPDGGGFIAEGEKVIFRYRRDTGLRRVKK